The following is a genomic window from Rhodoferax sp. PAMC 29310.
ATTTGAAGGCTGCCTCGTCATGGCTGAGACCTGCGAGGCGCACGTTAGAAATGCAGTTGCGGCTGGCATCGGTCAGCCCCACAGACGGCATCCACGTCAGGTACAAGCCCATGCTGTCGGGCGAACTCAGACCCGGGCGCTCACCAATCAAAACCACAACGGCCTTGGCGCCCACGGCCTGCCCAATTTCGTCGCCAATCGCCACCCGCGATTGCATCGCTATACACAGGGGCGCGACGCGCCACTGGCTCTGCTCTAGGCGTGGCTTCATGGCGCGCAAGAAGGGCGCCGCATTTTGTTCAATGGCCAATGCCGACAGCCCGTCCGCCACCACAAAAACAAGGTCGTATGGACGAGCCTTCTTCCCAGCTTGGGTCGGTTTGGGGTAAGCGCTTGCAAGAAGATCCAAGGAGGCGGCGTCCAGTTTTCGCCCCAAGTCAGGACGCTGTAGATATTGATTGCGGTCGGTGGCGGCGCTGTGCAACAACGCACAAGGTGGCGCCAGTTCGGGCCAGGCCGCCGACAACGCCTGTGTCAGGTGGGGCACATCCAGGCTGCGATGCACCGCATCCCTGGCCTTGGCGTGGGCCAGTTGAAAGGCTAGGTGCACTGACGTTGGCAGGCTGACGCCCGAGCGCCCCAGCGCAATGCGCGCGTCAGTGAACTGGCGCAGCACCGACCACGAGTTGGCCGTAACAAGGGGAATGTTTTCTTTCACGGTGGTTCAGTTCAATCGCAACAGTGCTTTTTGAAACGCTGGCGGCAAGGTGGGGTGCAACGCAAAGTCAGGACCGACTTTGCTAAATATTTGCATTCGTTCCAACCACGCTTCGAATTCAGGCGCCGGGCGCAAGCCCAGCACACGGCGGGCGTACAAGGCATCGTGAAACGAGGTAGTTTGGTAATTCAGCATGATGTCGTCCGAGCCCGGAATCCCCATCACGAAATTGCAGCCCGCAGCGCCCAATAAGGTCAGCAACACATCCATGTCGTTCTGATCGGCCTCGGCATGGTTGGTGTAACAAACATCACAGCCCATGGGCAGCCCCAGCAGCTTGGCGCAGAAATGATCTTCCAGCCCGGCCCGAATAATTTGTTTGCCGTCAAAAAGGTACTCGGGGCCAATAAAGCCCACCACGGTGTTCACCAACAGGGGTTGGTAGTGGCGGGCCACAGCGTAGGAACGTGCCTCGCAGGTTTGCTGGTCCATGCCGTGGTGTGCGTTGGCGGACAGCGCACTGCCCTGCCCGGTCTCAAAGTACATCACGTTGCTCCCCACCGTGCCCCGGTTCAGGGAGAGTGCCGCGTTGCGTGCTTCAGCCAGCAGTGCCAGGTTGACTCCAAAGCTGGTGTTGGTCGCCTCTGTTCCCCCAATCGACTGAAACACCAAATCAACCGGCGCCCCGCGATGGATGGCTTCCAAGGTATTGGTCACATGCGTCAGAACGCAGGACTGGGTTGGTATGCCGTACTGGCTGATGATGTCACCCATCATGGTGATCAGCTTCACCACCTGCGTTACGTTGTCCGTCGCGGGGTTAATGCCAATCACCGCATCGCCACTGCCATAGAGCAGCCCATCGAGCAGACTGGCGGCAATGCCCGTGGTGTCGTCTGTGGGGTGATTGGGTTGTAAGCGGGTGGACAAGCGCCCCGCCAATCCGACGGTGTTGCGAAAAGCGGTCACCACGCGGCATTTCTTGGCCACCAAAATCAAATCCTGGTTGCGCATGATCTTGCACACGGCCGCCACCATCTCCGGCGTGAGGCCGGGCGCAAGTGCGCTCAGCACGGCGCTATCGACGGCGTCGCTCAGCAGCCAATTGCGAAAATCGCCCACCGTCAGGTGGCTGACCGCTGCAAAGGCGGCACGGTCATGGCTGTCCATGATCAGGCGCGTGACTTCATCCCGCTCGTAGGGCACCAGCGCATCGGTCAAAAAAGTAGACAGTGGCACCTCGGCAAGCGCCATCTGCGCCACCGCACGCTCTTCAGCACTACACGCCGCCACGCCCGCCAGCAAGTCACCGGAGCGCGCTGGTGTGGCTTTGGCCATCAGCTCCTTGAGGTCACCAAACCTGTAGGTGGTGACGCCAATTGTGTGGGTGTAGCGATGAGAGCGCACGGTGACCTCAATTGACCTGGGCCACGGCGGCCTGGAGATCGATGGCAGCGGCGCGGTGATGGCCTGTTGTCAGGAAATAAACATAGCCCACCGCCAGGAAGCCTATGAACACACCAAAAATCAAGGGGTTGTAATAAATCATCGTGCCCATGCAAATGAAGGCTCCCATCAACGCGAAGGCCGGGAAGTAAGGGTACAAGGGGGCGCGGAAAGGGCGCACCATGTCAGGCTCATCGCGGCGCAACTTGAACAGGCTCAACATGCTCAGGATGTACATCAGAATCGCGCCGAAGACCGACATGGTGACGATGTTGGCGGTCAGTGTCTGCCCACCGATGGTGATGAATTCATCGCTGTAAATGGCCGCAATACCGATAGCACCACCGGCCAGAATCGCGCGGTGAGGTGTTTTGAAACGAGGATGCACTTTGGCAAAAAATGAGGGCAAGTAGGAC
Proteins encoded in this region:
- the eutC gene encoding ethanolamine ammonia-lyase subunit EutC — encoded protein: MKENIPLVTANSWSVLRQFTDARIALGRSGVSLPTSVHLAFQLAHAKARDAVHRSLDVPHLTQALSAAWPELAPPCALLHSAATDRNQYLQRPDLGRKLDAASLDLLASAYPKPTQAGKKARPYDLVFVVADGLSALAIEQNAAPFLRAMKPRLEQSQWRVAPLCIAMQSRVAIGDEIGQAVGAKAVVVLIGERPGLSSPDSMGLYLTWMPSVGLTDASRNCISNVRLAGLSHDEAAFKLHYLLTQARQRQLSGVALKDEANGSALAMADEKSNFLLRSP
- a CDS encoding ethanolamine ammonia-lyase subunit EutB, producing the protein MAKATPARSGDLLAGVAACSAEERAVAQMALAEVPLSTFLTDALVPYERDEVTRLIMDSHDRAAFAAVSHLTVGDFRNWLLSDAVDSAVLSALAPGLTPEMVAAVCKIMRNQDLILVAKKCRVVTAFRNTVGLAGRLSTRLQPNHPTDDTTGIAASLLDGLLYGSGDAVIGINPATDNVTQVVKLITMMGDIISQYGIPTQSCVLTHVTNTLEAIHRGAPVDLVFQSIGGTEATNTSFGVNLALLAEARNAALSLNRGTVGSNVMYFETGQGSALSANAHHGMDQQTCEARSYAVARHYQPLLVNTVVGFIGPEYLFDGKQIIRAGLEDHFCAKLLGLPMGCDVCYTNHAEADQNDMDVLLTLLGAAGCNFVMGIPGSDDIMLNYQTTSFHDALYARRVLGLRPAPEFEAWLERMQIFSKVGPDFALHPTLPPAFQKALLRLN